A stretch of Mobula birostris isolate sMobBir1 chromosome 2, sMobBir1.hap1, whole genome shotgun sequence DNA encodes these proteins:
- the snx3 gene encoding sorting nexin-3 codes for MAEAVPDTRRLLAKPQNLNDAYGPPSNFLEIDVGTPQTVGVGRQRYTTYEVRIKTNLPIFKLKESSVRRRYSDFEWLRNELERESKVVVPPLPGKALFRQLPFRGDDGIFDDNFIEERRQGLEQFINKVAGHPLAQNERCLHMFLQEEIIDKNYTPAKVKHAQTV; via the exons ATGGCTGAGGCTGTGCCCGATACTAGGCGACTGCTGGCCAAGCCCCAGAACCTCAACGATGCCTACGGGCCGCCCAGCAACTTCCTGGAGATTGACGTGGGCACCCCGCAGACGGTCGGGGTCGGCAGGCAGCGCTACACTACCTACGAGGTCCGGATAAAG ACTAATCTACCAATATTCAAATTGAAGGAATCTTCTGTGAGAAGAAGATACAGTGATTTTGAATGGCTGAGAAATGAGCTTGAAAGGGAAAGCAAG GTTGTGGTGCCCCCACTGCCTGGCAAAGCACTATTTCGTCAGCTACCTTTTAGAGGGGATGATGGCATATTTGATGACAATTTTATAGAAGAAAGAAGACAAGGACTTGAACAATTTATTAACAa AGTGGCTGGACATCCCTTGGCACAAAATGAGCGCTGCCTTCATATGTTCCTACAAGAGGAAATCATAGACAAAAACTACACACCAGCAAAAGTGAAACATGCACAAACAGTGTGA